The following are encoded together in the Gemmatimonadaceae bacterium genome:
- a CDS encoding class I SAM-dependent methyltransferase: protein MSGASSPADHFSSVSAAYSAFRPRYPAALIDYFTSLASRRGVAWDCGAGSGQATGDIARRFDFVVATDLSAEQLSRATRDPRVGWAACAAERTAIRSNTVDAVAVAQALHWFAHEEFYAEVKRVAAGPDVPIVAWTYAAPRMEGEVGEVLRRFMFEDIGEYWPPERKYVDTEYRTIPFPFERLDAPPFALENDWLLPQIVGYMRSMSAAARYKKATGVDPVVVVEGELGALWRDDGPRRIVWPVIVLAGRVGS, encoded by the coding sequence GTGAGCGGCGCGAGCAGCCCCGCCGACCATTTCTCTTCAGTCTCAGCAGCGTATTCGGCGTTTCGTCCACGGTATCCCGCGGCGCTGATCGACTACTTCACGTCGCTCGCGTCTCGCCGCGGGGTCGCCTGGGATTGCGGCGCGGGCTCGGGGCAGGCGACAGGCGACATTGCCCGCCGGTTCGATTTCGTCGTCGCGACGGATCTGAGCGCCGAACAGTTATCGCGCGCAACGAGAGATCCAAGGGTCGGTTGGGCCGCGTGCGCGGCGGAGCGGACCGCGATTCGGTCGAACACGGTGGACGCAGTCGCCGTCGCGCAGGCGCTGCACTGGTTCGCGCACGAGGAGTTCTACGCGGAGGTCAAACGGGTCGCGGCCGGACCCGACGTGCCGATCGTCGCGTGGACCTACGCGGCGCCGCGCATGGAGGGAGAGGTCGGTGAAGTGCTGCGCCGATTCATGTTCGAGGACATCGGCGAATATTGGCCGCCGGAGCGGAAGTACGTTGACACCGAATACCGCACGATTCCGTTTCCGTTCGAGCGCCTCGACGCGCCGCCGTTCGCCCTGGAGAACGACTGGCTTCTCCCTCAGATCGTCGGCTACATGAGGAGCATGTCGGCGGCCGCCCGATACAAAAAGGCGACCGGAGTGGATCCGGTCGTGGTCGTGGAGGGAGAGCTGGGCGCGCTGTGGCGTGATGACGGTCCGCGGCGCATCGTTTGGCCGGTGATCGTTCTCGCAGGACGCGTCGGCTCGTGA
- a CDS encoding O-methyltransferase, whose product MSDRAGDYIAGLFSAEDELLSALREEADRTGLPPIAISADEGRLLQVLLTSIGARRVLEVGTLGGYSAICMARALPPGSRLLTIEIEPKHAEFARRYIERAGLTDRIEVRIGRALDVLPALDGERFDAIFLDADKEPLPTYLDWALRLVRPGGLIIADNALWGGRVYEQDESDDRTKAVREFNRRLASDSRVLGIIVPTHDGVAVAVVR is encoded by the coding sequence ATGTCAGACCGAGCTGGAGACTACATCGCCGGATTGTTCAGCGCCGAAGACGAGTTGCTCTCGGCGCTGCGTGAGGAAGCCGATCGCACGGGCCTTCCCCCGATCGCGATTTCGGCCGACGAAGGACGGTTGCTGCAAGTGCTGCTCACTTCGATCGGCGCTCGGCGCGTTCTCGAAGTCGGCACATTGGGCGGCTACTCGGCGATCTGCATGGCGCGCGCGCTGCCGCCGGGAAGTCGTCTGCTCACGATCGAGATCGAGCCGAAGCACGCCGAGTTCGCGCGACGCTACATCGAGCGCGCTGGACTTACCGATCGAATCGAGGTCAGGATCGGGCGCGCGCTCGACGTACTTCCGGCCCTCGACGGCGAGCGGTTCGACGCGATTTTCCTCGACGCCGACAAAGAGCCGCTGCCGACGTACCTCGATTGGGCGTTGCGCCTCGTGCGCCCCGGCGGCCTGATCATCGCCGACAATGCGCTCTGGGGCGGCCGCGTGTACGAGCAGGACGAGAGCGACGACCGCACGAAGGCGGTGCGCGAGTTCAACAGGCGTCTTGCGAGCGACTCGCGCGTCCTTGGGATCATCGTGCCGACCCACGACGGCGTCGCGGTCGCGGTCGTGCGGTGA